AGGGCATCGGGGTCGGCTGGGTTTCCATACTCGATCCTGCCCGGATCGGTGAAATCCTGGATGTGCCCGCCGGCTGGCACTTCATTGGATATTTCTGCATCGGCTATCCGGTGGAGGAGAGCGACACGCCAGCCCTGGAGCGGCTCGCCTGGGAGCGTCGTCAGGCGCAGGGAGGCCTTCTGCGCCGATAGGCTTTCCGCTTCAAGGGCGTTTCTCCCACCACTTTCAGCGCGGCAGCTGGCTCGGGCTCAGGCGATCTTGAACCGGCGGAGTGACACATGGATGCATCGGCCGGCCTTCTCTTGCAGTGCGGGGCTCGCCTTTGGCGGCGCCGTCGCTATATTGGGGCTCGAATTTTGCAGGATCGCCGGACGTGCAATTGCGCCACACCCTTCCCCTGGTCGCCGCTCTCGCGCTCGCGCTTGCCGCCTGCGGCGTGAAGGGGCCGCTGGAACCGCCGCCGAATCCGCAGGCCAGCGGCACACAGGGCGCAGCCGGCCAGGCGACGCCGGCGGCTACGGGTCCAGCCCGCCCCACCGCCACCAACATGCCCAATTCACCCACCAGCGAGGCAAGGGAGGTCACGCAGGAGGGCGAGGTGGCCTGGGGGGCCAATCCGGCCGCCA
This genomic interval from Aquabacter sp. L1I39 contains the following:
- the lptM gene encoding LPS translocon maturation chaperone LptM; amino-acid sequence: MQLRHTLPLVAALALALAACGVKGPLEPPPNPQASGTQGAAGQATPAATGPARPTATNMPNSPTSEAREVTQEGEVAWGANPAATYTYVPPNTPGDSVSRPAPKGGATNPATAKKPFFLDFLL